The Silene latifolia isolate original U9 population chromosome Y, ASM4854445v1, whole genome shotgun sequence sequence CGAAAAATGACAGAGGTACAGAAACAATTTGTCACAAAGGTAAAGGTGCTAAAACTAGGTGGTGTGAAAGCCTATAGAGGTTGGAAGGATCTATGTAGAGGTTACGACAATATCGGTGCTACTGAGGTTGATTTCAAAAACTTTGTCAGAGACATAAAAACCTACATTGGTAATTTTGATGCGCaaatgtttgttgagaatattattgggaaaaaagacacatgcagttcattttactttgattttatagTAGATGAAAACAAGTGTCTGGCTGGAGTGTTTTGGGCAGATCCAATCTACATAAAGAACTACATGCTGTTAGGTGAGGTGTTATCAGCAGATGCTACATATGGAACAAAAAAGTACGATATGGTGTTTGTGCCTTTCACAGGAGTTGATCACCACCAAAGGTGCATAACCTTTGGAGCTAGGTTGATAGGTGATGAAAGTATTGAGTGTTACAGATGGCTGTTCAAGACATTTTTGGAAGCAATGGGCGGGTGCCATCCGAGAATTataatgtaacatcccgtttgatgtctatgagtgtcttggtattggatttgatagttgatgatattatggagctagcagcattagaggatggtagttggttatgtatggagttggtgtcgtgagagatatatatgtagtagatacgatatagtgagtcatgttgtggaagtaaacatagttggtggagtgggtgttaagagttcatgttctatgttcggtcgagttcttgagtccttagctaagttgttgtgtcttggtcgagtctgaaTGGttgttttatgtatgggttgaacttcgaggacgaagttccttttaaggagggaagactgtaatactccgtatttatgagtctttgggtactctatcgagtaggccttactctgtcgagtaagggtaagttgtgttttagaataggttctgacctgttgggtactcgatcgagtagctggggtactcgatcgagtaccttgggtactcgatcgagtgtccggttttacggagagttttctcgggttttgttaattatgcgattaaggtatttaaacatattcgtcattgttttaattcacttttacaaaacctaaaaccctgtttaagagagaaagcagccacttcatcttcctaatcgcactcttagcaattcccggagttcagacggtcggttcttgtcatttttcgtgtcgttggattccttgcgtcgagggtaagcttttaatatagtttttataatgtgttgttaagattggttgaaccctaatttaggaattgggggttttggtgtgtagtttgtgatgtgtagtctttatgtgctgtatgataggaggagaattcgtagaggagccgttttgatacagctgtagatactgtctgcgtgttgtgctttccaggtaggatttcctactcagtattagtcccataatgggatattggtgatgtgctgtagttagttgtttgatatgatgattgtgattgtgattgtgattgtgattggttgtctatggctctcgagatgcgttctctaccgagtggggtcacttgcgggagtgacttcacgccctagtttcgcccttcgtggaacccgccacgggaggggatgtgcacattaatgggacggggttatcgctcgtacgatgagcggggcttaggtgggaacggtgcggtcccccatcgggcggtggtccggtggacgatcaagtattgagacgatgggagttggtgtgtgtgtgtgtgtgtgtgtgtgtgacagattcaaatttgtctttttatcttattgttgatatatgtattgaattgtgtgattagtactgaccctgtttaaatgttttaaaaactgtggtgatccattcggggatggtgagcggttattgagcgggtgtgatatgacgcgtatgggatagggatgagtcatcacgtggcgattagaagtcttccatttgtgtcgacgaagtctagtagctttgatagtgttagtttgtagaccgtatgagaaccttgtaattttttttattagttttgggtttgaacatgtagtcacttaatctataattactttaaaagtacgtttctttattgtcttatgatattcggtacctcgggcaaccgagatggtagtatccttatacctgagtggtcctggtaaggcacttggagtatgggggtgttacaaatggtatcagagcgacgattttggaacctgtaacaaatgaacataatgaacatagggagtctaataaaatgaacctggtgtatgtgtaatgggagccccggctgatgctaggttttgggtgagtaggcgccctcacttcaaaatcttggccctatgatacttaagccagtcacatggtatgggaacgtggagtccgtgtgtatatgtgcgacgtgtatgttaattgtcttttgtatatggtttgttgaaagcatgttgcatgatagttggcttacatgttggttggaaccgttggaaaagtatatgagaatgatgaatgatatggtagaaaaagaaagtagttcgtatatgatgatgtgtgatgaagtggatttgtaatgttgttgtattagcaacatgggaataggatttgtagtgtatgggtgtggtttgtgttatgaaaagttatgaaaatttaaaacatgcgggtaatacatgattgaaagttgaatgttatatgagcatgatagatggtaatgtttggcttttggtgagtagtaacatgaagaatagaggttcaatgatatgtgttttgtataacgaattggatgaaaagcatgatggctgtttataacgtggcacttaataacacgaagtggattattttgttgattgtatgaggagtcgcgcagatttgaatgcgtagttgtaatcataatgttgaaataataatgaatgcatagtacgttggggtatgtgagataacatgcgggtagtattcacgagtctgcatgactcgatcgagtgggtttgattcgatcgagtgggtacttgtcgttattttgaccagaatcgtgcttttgggcactcgatcgagtacctcgggcactcgatcgagtacctcgggcactcgatcgagtatggggtcactcgatcgagtagccgggctactcggtcgagtaagtcagagatcagaaggtctgtttgggttctggagtcggggcactcgatcgagcatgttgggcactcgatcgagtagcctcaactcgatcgagtaggtttcgtactcgatcgagtgggggtctcagtgcaggtcatatgcgtatttcgggtcatatgtttgccttttgacattcgttgcatattatgtttaattcaaaggtgttgtattacttctttatgcattgttttacgtatgtgttggtcctgaagcgtaagttacccaatcttatgatgtaaagagtggcactatgatgagtatgagttcggtggggaggacatgagttatatgtgattatgatagatggtggaaaaagaaaaggaagattggtatagtttattgaggcatggcgcacgttttgcgagacgggatgagtgatatgattgtgtgttgagtaatttaaaaataagtgaatgtagacaagggatgatgtgagtataatgaacgtgagaatgaaaagattgaaagtaagaatgtggatagtggcagcttgagatgtgtaaagagttaaggagggaaatggttaggagtcgtgtgggttatggatttatgtagtgaaggTTCGTTTAaaagggttgagaagagtaatatatagtgaactttgtggagacatgtcgcgaggtggatttgtagacagtgagggagtttggggagatttggtttattaagaggtgaaaccactgtgggatttccttgggcaattaacggtataaaaagaattttgatttttagagatgtaaaaagggagatgtaattgtttgaactttaaacgttgattttttatggacaaattagtgataagtgtgagtgagtgatagcataataagagaagatccatggtaagaaagagtgagatgatgtcggtagaaaataatggaatttgagttttggagcaacgaaagggtaactggatttctaaagagttagctagaaggaataaagagttgaactattaattggtattattgagtgtaaagagaaaagaaggataaaagtaagctgaggaaaatgttcaccggagttatgtgatatagaagtaaggaatcgtcgagatttatgatattatcatgaggatattagctaatgattatatagaagtttcaggacaatatgattgataatgagtttcgaggaattaagggagtgataagttggtggagtattggcaggatacgagatatttggtggagagttggatgacaatacaaataagacagtattgggaatgatgttgatgtaaattttgttggtgaatttgatgatagttatttgggatgttaaagaagataggaaagaaatcgtgatgtttagagatgagtgaaagaggtttgatgtccggacagtggtggtgttatggtttgtgactaagggttaagagtgatggtatattagaaaggtagcaattcaaaagaggttgatttggtagggacttgattgttgtgtataattgtgagaaggtataagatgtggttagatgaggcggatgctaatagttgaatagtaatggtatggttatacttgacaagaagtgatggttgtgcgaataggggaaaatgttgtgaggggcatatgagttaagctcgggcggcgGGTAACCTATGttgggtggtaacttacgtgatcaggattgactagtggatgtgattatgggtctatgatgtctataaatgtttgtgtgaggttctgacctcacaagaagtggtctGGTgtaataattataaagttgttttatgaatgttctataatatatatattggacacggtaatttaattgaataatatccaaaaaggtaataacttgattaatttgacatggctagttataattttatgtgtattaataacacatgtgtattccgtgaaatggtagagatgacgttcatgagatgcttatctgtttatccatataatatgttgtgttatgatttagtaaagtggatttgagtaagtttttcttgtcgaaAAGTTATtcgagtcggtgtttatgggaattgtatgcggttgtgatgtctatcggtgtggttgtggtgcctcgggtggtaatccgggcacggtacatagtctttgtgatgcgggtattttcgcactacggtgtggctgttggtggcggtgttgtgatgccgtcaccggttgtggtggagtaggcgggatgattatgattcgagtttcgaaagtacataccggttatacataaattgttgttttgtttgatgttgctctctgcgagtttcGGTTTGTGCGAGATAGACaaattgtcttgtttattgatgttttctttaccaggttaagttgggaatgaggtagagtatgatatgaaatagagttgtatatgtttcgttgttgtcatgggatagtgataatctgttgatgggacacggtggtgagaggttgttacggtaattttgatcttgtttcgGATGAGACATcgttagacatggtaatggaaaatgattcgtggaacatgtgttgtaatgatctgaaagcggcag is a genomic window containing:
- the LOC141630556 gene encoding protein FAR1-RELATED SEQUENCE 5-like; its protein translation is MENEQEVDSPGEQDVDVGPVKGGSSGTVSEKKQQGVKESRKRKRTDTDTAENDAQSDVTDISRMRPIIRIDYRALVQFKYQENGTYIVTRFDEAHNHPFALPESTMFLKGNRKMTEVQKQFVTKVKVLKLGGVKAYRGWKDLCRGYDNIGATEVDFKNFVRDIKTYIDPIYIKNYMLLGEVLSADATYGTKKYDMVFVPFTGVDHHQRCITFGARLIGDESIECYRWLFKTFLEAMGGCHPRIIM